From one Marmota flaviventris isolate mMarFla1 chromosome 1, mMarFla1.hap1, whole genome shotgun sequence genomic stretch:
- the Mpnd gene encoding MPN domain-containing protein has protein sequence MAALEPLSPAGGAGEEAPDEDEDEAEAEDPERPAGAGCGRGGVGGAGPGLCGALGGALTRRAVTLRVLLKDALLEPGAGVLSIYYLGKKFIGDLQPDGRIVWQETGQVFNSPSAWATHCKKLVNPAKKSGCGWASVKYKGQKLDKYKAAWLRRHQLHVPVAPADESPASEGEEEELLMEEEEEEVLAGVSAEDKNRRLPGKGPSEPAHPEATPPGKRVENKPRAPVRYCMLGSRDSARNPHTLVEVTSFAAINKFQPFNVAISSNVLFLLDFHSHLTRSEVVGYLGGRWDITSQMLTVLRAFPCRSRLGDADTAAATEEEIYQSLFLRGLSLVGWYHSHPHSPALPSLQDIDAQMDYQLRLQGSSNGFQPCLALLCSPYYSGNPGPESKISPFWVMPPPEQRPSDYGIPMEVEMAYVQDGFLTNDILHEMMLLVEFYKGAPDLVRFQEPWSQEHSYLDKLKISLASRTPKDQGLCHVLEQVYSLLKQGS, from the exons ATGGCAG CTCTGGAGCCACTGTCCCCCGCGGGCGGCGCGGGCGAGGAGGCGCCGGATGAGGACGAGGACGAGGCGGAGGCCGAGGACCCCGAGCGGCCGGCCGGCGCGGGCTGCGGGCGCGGCGGCGTTGGCGGGGCCGGGCCGGGGCTCTGCGGCGCGCTGGGGGGTGCGCTCACCAGGCGCGCGGTCACACTGCGGGTGCTGCTCAAAGACGCCTTGCTGGAGCCTGGCGCCGGGGTGCTGTCCATCTACTACCTG GGAAAGAAGTTCATTGGGGATCTGCAGCCAGATGGGAGAATTGTGTGGCAGGAAACTGGGCAGGTCTTCAACTCTCCCAGTGCCTGGGCCACACACTGCAAGAAACTGGTGAACCCCGCCAAGAAATCCGGCTGTGGCTGGGCCTCTGTCAAGTACAAGGGCCAAAAACTGGACAAGTACAAGGCTGCCTGGCTCCGACGGCACCAGCTGCACGTGCCTGTAGCTCCTGCCGATGAG AGCCCGGCCAgcgaaggggaggaggaggagctgctgatggaggaagaggaggaggaggtcctGGCGGGGGTCTCAGCAGAGGACAAGAATCGGAGACTGCCTGGGAAGGGTCCCTCGGAGCCTGCACACCCTG AGGCCACACCCCCAGGAAAGCGGGTGGAAAACAAGCCCCGCGCGCCTGTGCGCTACTGCATGCTGGGCAGTCGTGACTCTGCCAG GAACCCACACACGTTGGTGGAAGTGACATCCTTTGCAGCTATTAACAAGTTCCAGCCGTTCAATGTGGCCATTTCTAGCAATGTGCTCTTCCTGCTG GACTTCCACAGCCACCTGACAAGGAGCGAGGTCGTGGGGTACCTTGGAGGCCGCTGGGACATCACCAGCCAGA TGCTCACGGTGCTGAGAGCCTTCCCCTGCAGGAGCCGGCTTGGGGACGCTGACACGGCAGCTGCCACTGAAGAGGAG ATCTACCAGAGCCTGTTCCTGCGAGGCCTGTCCCTGGTCGGCTGGTACCACAGCCACCCGCACAGCCCGGCGCTGCCCTCGCTGCAGGACATTGATGCGCAGATGGACTACCAGCTGCGGCTGCAGGGCTCCAGCAACGGCTTCCAGCCCTGCCTGGCACTGCTGTGCT ccccgTACTACTCTGGCAACCCGGGACCCGAGTCCAAGATCTCACCCTTCTGGGTGATGCCTCCTCCCGAG CAAAGGCCCAGCGACTACGGCATCCCCATGGAGGTGGAGATGGCCTACGTGCAGGACGGCTTCCTCACCAACGACATCCTGCACGAGATG ATGCTGCTGGTGGAGTTCTATAAAGGCGCCCCGGACCTGGTGAGGTTCCAGGAGCCCTGGAGCCAGGAGCACAGCTACCTGGACAAGCTAAAG ATCTCCTTGGCCAGCAGGACACCCAAAGACCAAGGTCTGTGCCATGTGCTGGAGCAGGTCTACAGTCTCCTCAAGCAGGGGAGCTGA